In Bufo gargarizans isolate SCDJY-AF-19 chromosome 5, ASM1485885v1, whole genome shotgun sequence, the following are encoded in one genomic region:
- the CTNNB1 gene encoding catenin beta-1 produces the protein MATQADLMELDMAMEPDRKAAVSHWQQQSYLDSGIHSGATTTAPSLSGKGNPDEDDVDPSQVLYEWEQGFSQPFTQDQVADIDGQFAMTRAQRVRAAMFPETLDEGMQIPSTQFDSAHPTNVQRLAEPSQMLKHAVVNLINYQDDAELATRAIPELTKLLNDEDQVVVNKAAVMVHQLSKKEASRHAIMRSPQMVSAIVRTMQNTNDVETARCTAGTLHNLSHHREGLLAIFKSGGIPALVKMLGSPVDSVLFYAITTLHNLLLHQEGAKMAVRLAGGLQKMVALLNKTNVKFLAITTDCLQILAYGNQESKLIILASGGPQALVTIMRTYSYEKLLWTTSRVLKVLSVCSSNKPAIVEAGGMQALGLHLTDPSQRLVQNCLWTLRNLSDAATKQEGMEGLLGTLVQLLGSDDINVVTCAAGILSNLTCNNYKNKMMVCQVGGIEALVRTVLRAGDREDITEPAICALRHLTSRHQEAEMAQNAVRLHYGLPVVVKLLHPPSHWPLIKATVGLIRNLALCPANHAPLREQGAIPRLVQLLVRAHQDTQRRTSMGGTQQQFVEGVRMEEIVEGCTGALHILARDVHNRIVIRGLNTIPLFVQLLYSPIENIQRVAAGVLCELAQDKEAAEAIEAEGATAPLTELLHSRNEGVATYAAAVLFRMSEDKPQDYKKRLSVELTSSLFRTEPMPWNETGDLGDICAPGEPLAYRQDDPSYRSFHAGGYGQDAMGMDPMMDHDMGGHHPGAEYPVDGLPDLGHAQDLMDGLPPGDSNQLAWFDTDL, from the exons ATGGCGACTCAAG CTGACCTAATGGAGCTTGACATGGCAATGGAGCCGGATCGGAAAGCGGCCGTCAGTCACTGGCAGCAGCAGTCTTATCTGGATTCTGGAATTCATTCTGGAGCTACTACAACTGCTCCATCTCTTAGTGGGAAGGGAAATCCTGATGAAGATGATGTGGATCCATCCCAAGTGCTGTATGAATGGGAACAGGGCTTCTCTCAGCCTTTCACTCAAGATCAAGTGGCAG aTATTGATGGGCAGTTTGCAATGACCAGAGCCCAGAGGGTGCGAGCCGCCATGTTTCCTGAAACGTTAGACGAAGGCATGCAAATTCCCTCCACACAGTTTGACTCTGCTCATCCTACAAATGTGCAACGCTTGGCCGAACCTTCACAGATGCTGAAACATGCTGTGGTCAACTTGATAAACTACCAAGATGATGCTGAACTGGCTACTCGGGCTATTCCTGAGCTAACGAAACTGCTTAATGATGAGGACCAG gttGTGGTTAACAAAGCTGCGGTTATGGTTCATCAGTTGTCGAAGAAGGAAGCTTCCCGCCATGCTATTATGCGTTCTCCACAGATGGTCTCTGCTATTGTTCGTACCATGCAGAACACAAATGATGTTGAAACAGCCCGGTGTACTGCTGGTACTCTCCACAACCTTTCTCACCATCGTGAAGGCTTGCTGGCCATCTTCAAGTCTGGAGGCATTCCTGCTTTAGTCAAAATGCTAGG ATCTCCTGTGGACTCCGTGCTCTTCTACGCAATCACAACACTGCACAATCTCCTCTTGCATCAAGAAGGCGCTAAAATGGCTGTTCGTTTAGCTGGCGGATTGCAGAAAATGGTTGCATTGCTGAACAAAACAAATGTCAAGTTTTTGGCCATAACGACAGATTGTCTCCAAATATTAGCCTATGGGAACCAAGAGAGCAAG TTAATAATTCTTGCCAGTGGGGGCCCTCAGGCTCTGGTGACAATAATGAGGACTTACAGTTATGAGAAGCTTCTGTGGACCACAAGTCGTGTGCTGAAGGTTTTATCAGTTTGCTCCAGTAATAAGCCTGCTATTGTTGAAGCTG GTGGCATGCAAGCTCTAGGGTTGCATCTCACTGACCCAAGCCAGCGTCTGGTACAGAATTGTCTCTGGACTTTAAGAAATCTCTCAGATGCAGCAACAAAACAG GAGGGAATGGAAGGTCTTCTAGGAACCCTTGTTCAGCTGCTTGGTTCAGATGATATCAACGTTGTAACTTGTGCGGCTGGTATCCTGTCCAATCTTACGtgcaacaactacaagaataagATGATGGTCTGTCAAGTTGGAGGTATTGAGGCACTTGTGCGCACTGTCCTCCGTGCTGGTGACAGAGAAGACATCACAGAACCAGCTATATGTGCACTTCGTCACCTTACCAGCAGACACCAGGAAGCAGAGATGGCTCAAAATGCAGTGCGACTCCACTATGGACTTCCAGTGGTGGTGAAATTGTTGCACCCACCTTCTCACTGGCCCCTAATTAAG GCAACTGTTGGCTTGATTCGTAACCTTGCGTTGTGTCCAGCTAACCATGCACCATTGCGTGAACAAGGTGCTATTCCAAGGCTGGTTCAGCTTCTGGTTCGTGCCCACCAGGACACCCAACGTCGCACATCCATGGGGGGAACACAGCAGCAGTTTGTG GAAGGTGTACGTATGGAAGAAATTGTTGAAGGATGCACAGGGGCCCTTCATATTCTTGCTCGTGATGTACACAACAGAATTGTTATCAGGGGGCTCAATACCATTCCACTTTTTGTACAG ctgTTATACTCTCCCATTGAAAACATCCAAAGGGTAGCAGCTGGTGTGCTGTGCGAACTGGCTCAAGACAAGGAAGCCGCTGAAGCCATTGAGGCTGAAGGTGCTACTGCTCCACTGACAGAACTGCTTCACTCAAGGAATGAAGGAGTCG CAACATACGCAGCCGCTGTACTATTCCGTATGTCTGAAGACAAGCCTCAGGACTACAAGAAGCGTCTATCAGTCGAACTCACAAGCTCTCTTTTCAGGACTGAGCCAATGCCTTGGAATGAG ACTGGTGACTTGGGTGACATCTGTGCCCCTGGAGAACCACTTGCATACAGACAGGACG ATCCCAGCTACCGATCTTTCCATGCTGGTGGATATGGGCAAGATGCAATGGGAATGGACCCAATGATGGACCATGATATGGGAGGACATCATCCTGGTGCAGAATATCCAGTTGATGGCTTGCCAGACTTAGGCCATGCTCAGGATCTTATGGACGGGCTGCCTCCAGGCGACAGCAATCAGTTGGCCTGGTTCGACACTGACCTGTAA